One window of the Azospirillum sp. TSH100 genome contains the following:
- a CDS encoding acetyl-CoA C-acyltransferase, with protein sequence MPNASNQDPVVIVSAVRTPLGRFQGDLSALPATTLGARAIAAAVERAGLSPASVDELLFGCVLPAGQGQAPARQATRGAGLPDATGATTINKVCGSGMKATMLAHDLIRAGSADIMVAGGMESMTNAPYLLAKARGGYRIGHDRLLDHMMLDGLEDAYEGGRAMGDFGEATADAYGFTRAEQDAYAARTLTRARAAVESGAFTAEIVPVAVPAKGGERMVEQDENPLKVSPDKIPALKPAFRRDGTITAASSSANADGAAALVLTRRSVAEAAGLPILAAIRGHATHSQDPAWFTTAPIPAIRKLLDKIGWSVGDVDLFEINEAFAVVAMAAQRDLGIDPDRLNVNGGACALGHPIGATGARLIVTLLHALAARGLTRGIASLCIGGGEATAIAIERVG encoded by the coding sequence CTTCAAATCAGGATCCCGTCGTCATCGTGTCTGCCGTCCGCACGCCACTCGGGCGCTTCCAGGGGGATTTGTCGGCTCTGCCGGCCACCACGCTCGGCGCCCGCGCCATTGCTGCAGCGGTTGAGCGTGCCGGATTGTCGCCTGCCAGCGTCGACGAGTTGCTGTTCGGCTGCGTCCTGCCGGCCGGACAGGGGCAGGCACCAGCCCGGCAGGCGACGCGCGGCGCCGGGCTGCCCGATGCGACCGGAGCCACCACGATCAACAAGGTCTGCGGGTCGGGCATGAAGGCGACCATGCTCGCCCACGACCTGATCCGCGCCGGGTCGGCCGACATCATGGTGGCCGGCGGCATGGAGTCGATGACCAACGCCCCCTACCTGCTGGCGAAGGCCCGCGGCGGCTACCGCATCGGCCATGACCGGCTGCTGGACCACATGATGCTGGACGGGCTGGAGGACGCCTATGAAGGCGGCCGCGCCATGGGCGATTTCGGCGAGGCGACGGCCGATGCCTATGGCTTCACCCGCGCCGAGCAGGACGCCTATGCGGCCAGGACGCTGACCCGCGCCCGCGCGGCGGTCGAAAGCGGAGCCTTCACAGCCGAGATTGTGCCCGTCGCGGTTCCTGCCAAAGGCGGGGAGCGGATGGTCGAGCAGGACGAGAACCCGCTGAAGGTCTCCCCCGACAAGATCCCGGCACTGAAGCCGGCCTTCCGCCGGGATGGGACGATCACCGCAGCCAGTTCGTCGGCCAATGCCGACGGCGCCGCAGCCCTGGTCCTGACCCGGCGATCGGTGGCCGAGGCCGCCGGACTGCCGATCCTGGCCGCGATCCGTGGCCACGCCACCCACAGCCAGGACCCGGCCTGGTTCACCACCGCGCCGATCCCGGCGATCCGGAAACTGCTGGACAAGATTGGCTGGTCGGTGGGCGACGTCGACCTGTTCGAGATCAACGAGGCCTTCGCCGTCGTCGCCATGGCGGCCCAGCGCGACCTGGGCATCGATCCCGACCGGCTTAACGTCAATGGCGGGGCCTGCGCGCTCGGCCACCCGATCGGTGCCACCGGGGCGCGGCTGATCGTGACCCTGCTGCATGCCCTGGCGGCGCGCGGGCTGACGCGAGGCATCGCCTCCCTGTGCATCGGCGGCGGCGAGGCTACGGCGATCGCCATCGAACGGGTGGGCTGA
- a CDS encoding LysR family transcriptional regulator: MLDDINELRTFVRIAAAGSLSAAGREMNLALSVVSKRLASLERRTDTRLVARSTRRLALTEEGQRLYRHAQRILAEIAEAEEVLSHGRVEPQGILRVGAPAALGRMHVGPVCRELVEAHPRISVDLCLTDRMMDLIDEGMDVVVRIGAPKESTLVMRRLADNHRIVVGAPAYLDRRGWPVSPEELEDHDCIQYRGTGGRWRLIGPGGAVAEVDTASRLRSDNGDIAQDWALAGCGLIWKSQIDVQDDLAAGRLRRVLPDWHGAPAPVCALFPSQRQLPTRVRLFLDTMARRLNREGAG, from the coding sequence ATGCTGGACGACATCAACGAGCTTCGCACCTTCGTCCGCATCGCCGCCGCAGGCAGTCTGTCGGCCGCCGGGCGCGAGATGAATCTGGCGCTGAGCGTGGTCAGCAAGCGGCTGGCGTCTTTGGAGCGGCGGACCGACACGCGGCTGGTCGCCCGCAGCACCCGGCGGCTTGCCCTGACGGAGGAGGGGCAACGGCTGTACCGGCATGCCCAGCGTATCCTCGCCGAGATCGCGGAGGCGGAAGAGGTGTTGAGCCACGGCCGCGTCGAACCGCAGGGCATTCTGCGGGTGGGAGCGCCGGCGGCACTGGGGCGCATGCATGTCGGCCCGGTCTGCCGCGAGCTTGTCGAAGCCCACCCCCGGATCTCCGTCGATCTGTGCCTGACCGACCGGATGATGGATTTGATCGACGAGGGGATGGATGTGGTGGTGCGGATCGGCGCGCCGAAGGAGTCGACGCTGGTCATGCGCCGGTTGGCCGACAACCACCGCATCGTGGTCGGCGCGCCGGCCTATCTGGATCGCCGCGGCTGGCCGGTCTCACCGGAAGAACTGGAGGACCACGATTGCATCCAGTATCGCGGCACCGGTGGTCGCTGGCGCCTGATCGGCCCCGGTGGTGCGGTGGCGGAGGTGGACACCGCTTCCCGCCTGCGCAGCGACAATGGCGACATCGCCCAGGATTGGGCGCTTGCCGGCTGCGGCCTGATATGGAAGTCGCAGATCGACGTTCAGGACGATCTGGCCGCCGGCCGGCTGCGGCGGGTGCTGCCGGACTGGCACGGCGCCCCCGCACCGGTCTGTGCCCTCTTCCCCTCCCAACGGCAGCTGCCGACGCGCGTGCGTCTGTTCCTGGACACCATGGCGCGCCGGCTGAACCGGGAGGGTGCCGGCTGA